Below is a genomic region from Candidatus Thorarchaeota archaeon.
CAACCTTTACACTTCGTGACCCTTTTGCAATAAGCCACAGACCAATTGCTAGTTCCGGGAATGCAAGGATACCCCAAACAATCAATCCGGAAGCTACTACTGTACTAAGAACACCTTCTATGGCGAGAGTTGCGTTCCATACTACCATGGTCATAGCAGCAGATAGGATTAAGAGCACCACACCAATAAGTTGAGTCATGCGTGGATTCATCATTAACCAAAAACCACCATATCAGAAACCACAATTATACATTATGGGAGCTCGTGAGAGCTTAAAAACAAGTGAGCGAAAAGTATTATTGATGAAATATCAGTACTAGATATCAACTTAAATGCCCTATTCCACTACGAAATCATAGAATCATTTAAGTGGAGCCGCACGTACACCGAACATACAGCAAAAAGGAAGTGAAGATAACTTTGGGTATAGACCGAGAGGGAGCGACTTCAGCTGCAATCTTACATTTTGAAAAAGACAAGCCGGTACAGTTTCCAGCCAAGTTTATCACAGATATAGGGGAGAAGGCCGCACTGTCAGTACTGCACCACAAGGATCGGGTACTGAAAGTATTTCCTGTTGCGAGTGATGATATTTATTTGCTCAGGGTCGAAATTAGTGATTTGTCTCGGAATTTCCTGAAGCAGTTGAATTTCGCTTTTAACGATGCCAAGCTTAGCGATATTATATTCACCACTGGAGTATGCCTTCGAGGGGAGAAGTGCTACTATGAGTGCTATTTCGTGCCGGACCAACTGGTGATTACGCTAAAAGAACTCGAAGATAGCCTCAAGAAGATACCTGGCGTATCTAAGGTTACCCTTCGACAGGTTGAATGAAAAGCTGCAAGGAAATCTTCATAGCTAGAACTGAGATACCATCTGTCGAAAAGGTACTGGAGCGTCAATTGCCAATACGAAGTTCAGTTGAGTTTGCGATACTGAACAATTTCCTTAAGGATTTTGCAAAACAAGCCTATGTTGCATCTATCAAAGTATCATCTTCTACCTCAGCTTCAGCTACCTTCACAGGGTGTGTTTCTTCTACGTAGCGCCAGAGCATGAAGGCTCCAAAGACTCCTACTGCGGCGGCGATCCAGAATGGAACTACTACGCCGTCGATTTTGAAGGGACCAAATTGGAGGGTAAGAAGAGAGAAAAAGGAGAATAGTGCCCCTCCTGCAAGGGGGCCTATCGTAGCACCGGCATTGAAACAAGCTTGAATCGTACCGAAGAGTTTTCCCCGTAGCTTCCACGGAATAATATCAGCCTGGATTGCGCGAAGAGCTGGCTGCGAAGCGGCTCTAGAAGCACCTTGAATTACCCACGCACTGCTGCTCTGCGCGAGGTTCTTAGTTAGGGGCAACAAGATAAATCCTGCTCGGGAAGCAAGGGATCCATAGACTGCCAAACCCTTTCTTCCATGTGAGTCTGCGTATCTCCCAGCAGGAATCGAGAGAAGCATACCTATTCCTCCGACTCCAGAAATTACAATTCCAATAAGACCGATATCGGTGGTGATTTTACTCATGAGAAATAGCTGGAACAATGGTTGCCCAAGCCCCATGGATATTCCATTCGCAGCAGACATTATGTAAAGAGCATGGACCATCATCTTACGGTGGGGACGAATTTCATCAACAGTCTCGGGGCCTTTGATTTCTTCAGGAACAGATTCCGGTGAAGCAGGAGCGACAGCCGGCAGTTCGGTAACAGTAGTACCTGTTTTTCCTGGTGCTGTCTCCTGCAATATGATGTAGGTAAGAATGACCGAAGGTAACGTAATAGCGGCTGCAATGAAATACGGAACACGAAATACGTTCGGAACGGACAGCTGCAGAGTGTCGCGACAGAAATTGTAGAGCAAACCACCAACCCCGGGGCCGATGATAAATCCAACATTCGACACAACCATGTAAAGACCTAGACCTTCGCCACGGCGTTTAGGACCAACAATATCC
It encodes:
- a CDS encoding MFS transporter; the encoded protein is MNLDFLPESKKSLYLNSRVMVLAIDAMLVMLGFGLISPSLSFYLIALEGGIDEPPGPGYMVSPEVVAEFSLILGVMMAAFMATRTLLARYWGGVSDEHGRKPLLIAGLTGYVFLLLLFGLAQNWIHLVLIRAFQGVVSASVWPVAEAALMDIVGPKRRGEGLGLYMVVSNVGFIIGPGVGGLLYNFCRDTLQLSVPNVFRVPYFIAAAITLPSVILTYIILQETAPGKTGTTVTELPAVAPASPESVPEEIKGPETVDEIRPHRKMMVHALYIMSAANGISMGLGQPLFQLFLMSKITTDIGLIGIVISGVGGIGMLLSIPAGRYADSHGRKGLAVYGSLASRAGFILLPLTKNLAQSSSAWVIQGASRAASQPALRAIQADIIPWKLRGKLFGTIQACFNAGATIGPLAGGALFSFFSLLTLQFGPFKIDGVVVPFWIAAAVGVFGAFMLWRYVEETHPVKVAEAEVEDDTLIDAT